The proteins below come from a single Acinonyx jubatus isolate Ajub_Pintada_27869175 chromosome A1, VMU_Ajub_asm_v1.0, whole genome shotgun sequence genomic window:
- the LOC106970223 gene encoding nuclear envelope pore membrane protein POM 121-like isoform X1 has protein sequence MGSYLSRPRPRPLSPSLLGGDPPETLESLGPAHPARSVPPTCRVHSAAPTLDLTRRPSCENLVASPRRRRYRRRFAIVHLRQYPIQQARCLFLGVFSSVPHTLHPKPVLSACRSKMFCTSVILKMASAKGKLTLGLALKETVLCMWSSLSNHLPNPCVRETLMRALEENGQEKAKEEKDLTSLVESREELAKPGEGHPVPKRQDDLRGDAECSGSMQSAFRRLMVNGVLSSFVPRPGPLKRDFCSTSLEDSLIRKSHTCFLSSCSKRNAITSSYSSTRGFPLLPRSFPGTAGIRGPASYQPQVAAKKASEESYHSSSSASVEPQRKIKHENVADAPSGQKQSLRDRSPLPDSSRPQKRKIPLLLSSRRHDSLILLPPPQVGYRVTAEDLDLEKRAAIQWINKALEG, from the coding sequence ATGGGCAGTTACCTGAGCCGGCCCCGCCCTCGGCCGCTGTCCCCTTCTCTGCTAGGCGGGGACCCGCCCGAGACGCTTGAGAGCCTCGGGCCCGCGCACCCAGCCCGCAGTGTTCCTCCGACTTGCCGGGTTCACTCGGCGGCCCCCACCCTGGACCTAACTCGCAGGCCGTCATGCGAGAATCTTGTGGCTTCACCCCGTCGTCGTCGGTACCGTCGGCGGTTTGCCATAGTCCATCTGCGGCAATATCCAATCCAGCAGGCCCGGTGTTTATTTCTGGGGGTCTTTTCCTCAGTGCCCCACACCCTCCATCCGAAGCCTGTGCTGTCTGCCTGCAGGTCCAAGATGTTCTGCACTTCAGTGATCCTGAAGATGGCATCTGCTAAGGGCAAGCTGACGCTGGGTTTGGCTCTGAAGGAGACAGTCCTCTGTATGTGGTCTTCGCtgtctaatcacctcccaaatccTTGTGTAAGGGAGACCTTGATGAGGGCCCTCGAAGAGAATGGTCAAGAGAAagccaaagaagagaaagacctGACCTCCCTGGTTGAGAGCAGGGAAGAGCTGGCAAAGCCTGGAGAAGGGCACCCAGTCCCCAAGAGGCAGGATGATCTGAGAGGGGATGCCGAGTGCAGTGGGAGCATGCAGTCAGCATTTAGACGCCTGATGGTCAACGGAGTCCTCTCTTCCTTTGTGCCCAGGCCGGGGCCTCTGAAGAGAGACTTCTGTTCTACCAGCTTAGAAGACAGCCTGATTAGGAAATCCCACACCTGCTTTTTGAGCTCATGCAGCAAACGCAATGCCATCACCAGTTCTTACAGCTCCACTCGAGGGTTCCCACTGCTGCCGAGGAGCTTCCCAGGCACAGCTGGGATCCGAGGCCCAGCCTCATACCAGCCCCAAGTGGCCGCAAAGAAAGCCAGTGAGGAAAGCTATCATTCTAGCTCTTCAGCCTCAGTAGAACCACAAAGGAAGATCAAGCATGAAAATGTTGCAGATGCACCTTCTGGGCAGAAGCAAAGTTTGAGGGATCGCTCACCTCTACCTGACAGCTCCAGGCCCCAGAAGCGCAAGATTCCTCTGCTGTTGTCCTCTAGGCGACATGACTCACTGATCCTGCTCCCACCACCCCAGGTGGGTTATCGAGTCACTGCTGAAGACCTTGACTTAGAGAAGAGAGCTGCGATCCAGTGGATCAACAAGGCCTTGGAAGG
- the LOC106970223 gene encoding nuclear envelope pore membrane protein POM 121-like isoform X2 has protein sequence MGSYLSRPRPRPLSPSLLGGDPPETLESLGPAHPARSVPPTCRVHSAAPTLDLTRRPSCENLVASPRRRRYRRRFAIVHLRQYPIQQARCLFLGVFSSVPHTLHPKPVLSACRSKMFCTSVILKMASAKGKLTLGLALKETVLCMWSSLSNHLPNPCVRETLMRALEENGQEKAKEEKDLTSLVESREELAKPGEGHPVPKRQDDLRGDAECSGSMQSAFRRLMVNGVLSSFVPRPGPLKRDFCSTSLEDSLIRKSHTCFLSSCSKRNAITSSYSSTRGFPLLPRSFPGTAGIRGPASYQPQVAAKKASEESYHSSSSASVEPQRKIKHENVADAPSGQKQSLRDRSPLPDSSRPQKRKIPLLLSSRRHDSLILLPPPQMMELISRANLRTVTS, from the coding sequence ATGGGCAGTTACCTGAGCCGGCCCCGCCCTCGGCCGCTGTCCCCTTCTCTGCTAGGCGGGGACCCGCCCGAGACGCTTGAGAGCCTCGGGCCCGCGCACCCAGCCCGCAGTGTTCCTCCGACTTGCCGGGTTCACTCGGCGGCCCCCACCCTGGACCTAACTCGCAGGCCGTCATGCGAGAATCTTGTGGCTTCACCCCGTCGTCGTCGGTACCGTCGGCGGTTTGCCATAGTCCATCTGCGGCAATATCCAATCCAGCAGGCCCGGTGTTTATTTCTGGGGGTCTTTTCCTCAGTGCCCCACACCCTCCATCCGAAGCCTGTGCTGTCTGCCTGCAGGTCCAAGATGTTCTGCACTTCAGTGATCCTGAAGATGGCATCTGCTAAGGGCAAGCTGACGCTGGGTTTGGCTCTGAAGGAGACAGTCCTCTGTATGTGGTCTTCGCtgtctaatcacctcccaaatccTTGTGTAAGGGAGACCTTGATGAGGGCCCTCGAAGAGAATGGTCAAGAGAAagccaaagaagagaaagacctGACCTCCCTGGTTGAGAGCAGGGAAGAGCTGGCAAAGCCTGGAGAAGGGCACCCAGTCCCCAAGAGGCAGGATGATCTGAGAGGGGATGCCGAGTGCAGTGGGAGCATGCAGTCAGCATTTAGACGCCTGATGGTCAACGGAGTCCTCTCTTCCTTTGTGCCCAGGCCGGGGCCTCTGAAGAGAGACTTCTGTTCTACCAGCTTAGAAGACAGCCTGATTAGGAAATCCCACACCTGCTTTTTGAGCTCATGCAGCAAACGCAATGCCATCACCAGTTCTTACAGCTCCACTCGAGGGTTCCCACTGCTGCCGAGGAGCTTCCCAGGCACAGCTGGGATCCGAGGCCCAGCCTCATACCAGCCCCAAGTGGCCGCAAAGAAAGCCAGTGAGGAAAGCTATCATTCTAGCTCTTCAGCCTCAGTAGAACCACAAAGGAAGATCAAGCATGAAAATGTTGCAGATGCACCTTCTGGGCAGAAGCAAAGTTTGAGGGATCGCTCACCTCTACCTGACAGCTCCAGGCCCCAGAAGCGCAAGATTCCTCTGCTGTTGTCCTCTAGGCGACATGACTCACTGATCCTGCTCCCACCACCCCAG